In Oncorhynchus tshawytscha isolate Ot180627B linkage group LG23, Otsh_v2.0, whole genome shotgun sequence, the following proteins share a genomic window:
- the LOC112222503 gene encoding brain-specific angiogenesis inhibitor 1-associated protein 2 isoform X1, translating to MSRSDEVNKMTENVYKGILDQFNPSLKNFVTMGKHYEKALTGVTVAAKGYFDGLVKLGELASDSQGSKELGDTLFQMAEVHRQIQVQLEDVLKLFHSELLSQLEQKLELDIKYLTATLKKYQSERKSKSESIECCQSQLKKLRRKSQGSRHPNKYGDREMQCVELMSRRQAELDTLVAVGYRSALTEERRRYCFLVDRQCSVTKLLINYHCKVRELLSQKLSSWQQSCSQPTRLPERALNLLRHTAPQGSGASGIAELLRHAKLGAAQPEQRLSVQEVPPLLNGGSKQQRPIPSSSQSDIPPPQHSPGPQTIRSLAATGGVIGGSGAGSPQQISTPVSVSASPNANNNTSANAITANTPTTSSTSSTVGSSQAQQTSLLLATSTSSLSPSLIPSTVLSLSQGSPPYSSLQGLALPLSLSAPHSPPLPHSAPLSRAITPSLHHQGVLGGGNTPLLSHNPMLMKAAEMYGTSTLPLPRKPVSEARVGGFMGSTLPRDRVLPLSSPSRVEAIFAHAPVGSEGSGVGGACLLHFLPGDALSLLISEPRDGWHYGQNERTGRKGWFPFSYTQPYPNTLDPLDSSSPLLSKVNSTSTGQLDKLVSPGLPALTPESEEERSIPPQRVSTFRPRPYSMADSNQVSLRPKVRGEGVEWAGPHDRPALSMLMQELSSDFTSPPPSPTWTNPFAHVRLRKTVTNDRSAPIIE from the exons ATGTCTCGTTCAGACGAGGTCAACAAGATGACAGAAAACGTGTATAAG GGGATTCTGGACCAGTTCAACCCCAGTCTGAAGAACTTTGTGACCATGGGGAAACACTATGAGAAAGCCCtgacag GAGTGACGGTAGCAGCCAAGGGATACTTTGATGGTCTGGTCAAACTGGGAGAACTGGCCAGCGACAGCCAAGGGTCCAAAGAACTGG GAGACACGTTATTCCAGATGGCCGAGGTGCACAGGCAGATTCAGGTTCAACTGGAGGACGTG TTGAAGCTGTTCCATTCTGAGCTGCTGTCCCAGTTGGAGCAAAAGCTGGAGTTGGACATTAAATATCTTACC GCCACGTTGAAGAAATATCAGAGTGAGCGCAAGTCGAAGTCAGAATCTATCGAGTGCTGCCAATCACAGCTCAAGAAGCTGCGCAGGAAGAGCCAGGGCAGTCGCCACCCCAACAAGTACGGAGATAGGGAGATGCAG TGTGTGGAGCTAATGAGTCGTCGTCAGGCTGAGCTGGACACGCTGGTTGCTGTGGGTTACCGCTCGGCGctgacggaggagaggagacgataCTGCTTCCTTGTGGACCGCCAGTGTTCAGTCACCAAGCTGCTCATCAACTACCACtgcaag GTGAGAGAGCTCCTGTCACAGAAGCTGTCCTCATGGCAACAGTCATGCTCCCAGCCAACCAGACTACCTGAACGGGCGCTCAACCTGCTGCGTCACACCGCCCCTCAGGGCTCTGGGGCATCTGGGATAGCTGAGCTCCTCCGACATGCCAAGCTGGGCGCTGCACAGCCAGAACAG AGGCTGTCAGTACAGGAGGTGCCTCCCTTGTTGAATGGTGGTTCCAAGCAGCAGAGACCCATCCCCTCTTCTTCCCAGAGTGACATCCCCCCTCCCCAACATTCCCCCGGACCCCAGACCATCCGCTCCCTCGCTGCCACTGGAGGGGTTATTGGAGGGAGTGGGGCAGGCTCCCCTCAGCAGATCAGCACGCCTGTTAGTGTCTCAGCTAGCCCCAATGCTAACAACAACACAAGTGCTAATGCTATCACTGCTAACACTCCCACCACTTCATCCACCTCCTCCACGGTTGGCTCCAGCCAAGCCCAGCAgacctctcttctcctggccACCAGCACCTCCAGCCTTTCTCCTAGTCTGATCCCCTCCACTGTGCTTTCTCTCAGCCAGGGTTCCCCACCCTACTCCTCCCTACAGGGCCTGGCCCTGCCGTTGTCCCTCAGTGCCCCTCACAGTCCTCCACTACCCCACAGTGCACCTCTCTCCAGAGCCATAACCCCCTCGCTGCACCACCAGGGAGTGCTAGGAGGAGGGAACACACCATTGCTGTCCCATAATCCCATGCTGATGAAGGCAGCAGAGATGTATGGAACGTCTACACTGCCGTTGCCAAGGAAACCAGTCAGCGAGGCCCGGGTGGGAGGGTTTATGG GTTCCACTCTGCCCAGAGACagagttctccctctctccagcccgtCTCGTGTGGAAGCCATATTTGCCCATGCTCCTGTGGGTTCAGAGGGCAGTGGAGTGGGCGGGGCCTGCTTACTTCACTTCCTGCCAGGCGACGCTCTCAGCCTCCTCATCTCTGAGCCCAGAGATGGGTGGCACTATGGCCAGAACGAACGGACGGGACG GAAAGGCTGGTTCCCTTTCTCCTACACTCAACCCTACCCCAACACCTTGGATCCCCTCGACAGCAG ctccccgCTCCTCTCTAAGGTCAACAGTACCAGTACGGGTCAGTTAGACAAGCTGGTCTCCCctggcctgcctgccctgacccctgaGTCTGAGGAGGAGCGCTCGATCCCCCCTCAGAGGGTCAGCACCTTCCGCCCGCGCCCATACAGCATGGCCGACTCCAACCAGGTCAGCCTGAGGCCGAAGGTCAGAGGTGAAGGGGTAGAGTGGGCAGGGCCCCATGACCGACCGGCTCTATCAATGCTGATGCAAGAG CTCTCCTCAGACTttacctctcctccaccctccccaaCCTG GACCAACCCATTTGCCCATGTCCGGCTCAGAAAGACGGTGACCAACGATCGCTCTGCACCCATCATCGAATAG
- the LOC112222716 gene encoding NADH dehydrogenase [ubiquinone] 1 alpha subcomplex subunit 3, with protein MAGIGAFLKNAWNKEPVVLAACAIGLLAVTVPLVSPLTKYSGMMNAAVPYNYPVPVRDNGKMDDVPSHPCDPKGPNLDWIKSL; from the exons ATGGCAG GAATTGGTGCCTTCCTGAAGAATGCGTGGAATAAGGAGCCAGTGGTATTGGCCGCCTGTGCAATTGGACTTCTCG CCGTTACTGTTCCATTAGTGAGTCCCTTAACGAAGTACTCAGGCATGATGAATGCAGCTGTGCCATACAACTACCCAG tccctgTGCGAGACAATGGCAAGATGGACGATGTCCCCAGCCACCCATGTGACCCTAAAGGACCAAACCTGGACTGGATTAAAAGCCTGTAA
- the LOC112222503 gene encoding brain-specific angiogenesis inhibitor 1-associated protein 2 isoform X2, with protein sequence MAEVHRQIQVQLEDVLKLFHSELLSQLEQKLELDIKYLTATLKKYQSERKSKSESIECCQSQLKKLRRKSQGSRHPNKYGDREMQCVELMSRRQAELDTLVAVGYRSALTEERRRYCFLVDRQCSVTKLLINYHCKVRELLSQKLSSWQQSCSQPTRLPERALNLLRHTAPQGSGASGIAELLRHAKLGAAQPEQRLSVQEVPPLLNGGSKQQRPIPSSSQSDIPPPQHSPGPQTIRSLAATGGVIGGSGAGSPQQISTPVSVSASPNANNNTSANAITANTPTTSSTSSTVGSSQAQQTSLLLATSTSSLSPSLIPSTVLSLSQGSPPYSSLQGLALPLSLSAPHSPPLPHSAPLSRAITPSLHHQGVLGGGNTPLLSHNPMLMKAAEMYGTSTLPLPRKPVSEARVGGFMGSTLPRDRVLPLSSPSRVEAIFAHAPVGSEGSGVGGACLLHFLPGDALSLLISEPRDGWHYGQNERTGRKGWFPFSYTQPYPNTLDPLDSSSPLLSKVNSTSTGQLDKLVSPGLPALTPESEEERSIPPQRVSTFRPRPYSMADSNQVSLRPKVRGEGVEWAGPHDRPALSMLMQELSSDFTSPPPSPTWTNPFAHVRLRKTVTNDRSAPIIE encoded by the exons ATGGCCGAGGTGCACAGGCAGATTCAGGTTCAACTGGAGGACGTG TTGAAGCTGTTCCATTCTGAGCTGCTGTCCCAGTTGGAGCAAAAGCTGGAGTTGGACATTAAATATCTTACC GCCACGTTGAAGAAATATCAGAGTGAGCGCAAGTCGAAGTCAGAATCTATCGAGTGCTGCCAATCACAGCTCAAGAAGCTGCGCAGGAAGAGCCAGGGCAGTCGCCACCCCAACAAGTACGGAGATAGGGAGATGCAG TGTGTGGAGCTAATGAGTCGTCGTCAGGCTGAGCTGGACACGCTGGTTGCTGTGGGTTACCGCTCGGCGctgacggaggagaggagacgataCTGCTTCCTTGTGGACCGCCAGTGTTCAGTCACCAAGCTGCTCATCAACTACCACtgcaag GTGAGAGAGCTCCTGTCACAGAAGCTGTCCTCATGGCAACAGTCATGCTCCCAGCCAACCAGACTACCTGAACGGGCGCTCAACCTGCTGCGTCACACCGCCCCTCAGGGCTCTGGGGCATCTGGGATAGCTGAGCTCCTCCGACATGCCAAGCTGGGCGCTGCACAGCCAGAACAG AGGCTGTCAGTACAGGAGGTGCCTCCCTTGTTGAATGGTGGTTCCAAGCAGCAGAGACCCATCCCCTCTTCTTCCCAGAGTGACATCCCCCCTCCCCAACATTCCCCCGGACCCCAGACCATCCGCTCCCTCGCTGCCACTGGAGGGGTTATTGGAGGGAGTGGGGCAGGCTCCCCTCAGCAGATCAGCACGCCTGTTAGTGTCTCAGCTAGCCCCAATGCTAACAACAACACAAGTGCTAATGCTATCACTGCTAACACTCCCACCACTTCATCCACCTCCTCCACGGTTGGCTCCAGCCAAGCCCAGCAgacctctcttctcctggccACCAGCACCTCCAGCCTTTCTCCTAGTCTGATCCCCTCCACTGTGCTTTCTCTCAGCCAGGGTTCCCCACCCTACTCCTCCCTACAGGGCCTGGCCCTGCCGTTGTCCCTCAGTGCCCCTCACAGTCCTCCACTACCCCACAGTGCACCTCTCTCCAGAGCCATAACCCCCTCGCTGCACCACCAGGGAGTGCTAGGAGGAGGGAACACACCATTGCTGTCCCATAATCCCATGCTGATGAAGGCAGCAGAGATGTATGGAACGTCTACACTGCCGTTGCCAAGGAAACCAGTCAGCGAGGCCCGGGTGGGAGGGTTTATGG GTTCCACTCTGCCCAGAGACagagttctccctctctccagcccgtCTCGTGTGGAAGCCATATTTGCCCATGCTCCTGTGGGTTCAGAGGGCAGTGGAGTGGGCGGGGCCTGCTTACTTCACTTCCTGCCAGGCGACGCTCTCAGCCTCCTCATCTCTGAGCCCAGAGATGGGTGGCACTATGGCCAGAACGAACGGACGGGACG GAAAGGCTGGTTCCCTTTCTCCTACACTCAACCCTACCCCAACACCTTGGATCCCCTCGACAGCAG ctccccgCTCCTCTCTAAGGTCAACAGTACCAGTACGGGTCAGTTAGACAAGCTGGTCTCCCctggcctgcctgccctgacccctgaGTCTGAGGAGGAGCGCTCGATCCCCCCTCAGAGGGTCAGCACCTTCCGCCCGCGCCCATACAGCATGGCCGACTCCAACCAGGTCAGCCTGAGGCCGAAGGTCAGAGGTGAAGGGGTAGAGTGGGCAGGGCCCCATGACCGACCGGCTCTATCAATGCTGATGCAAGAG CTCTCCTCAGACTttacctctcctccaccctccccaaCCTG GACCAACCCATTTGCCCATGTCCGGCTCAGAAAGACGGTGACCAACGATCGCTCTGCACCCATCATCGAATAG